A single Bacillus sp. OxB-1 DNA region contains:
- a CDS encoding IS1182 family transposase, whose translation MISNQETLNLSPYMAIYDIVVPKDNMLRQINELVDFTFILEELKSKYCLDNGRNAVPPIRMFKYLLLKSIFDLSDVDVVERSKYDMSFKYFLDMAPEDPVINSSSLTKFRKLRLQDVGLVDMLINKTVEIALEENLIKSKTIIVDATHTKSRYNQKSPKEFLMEKSKNVRKAVYQIDESMKEKFPPKTTSNEVTDEIAYCRKVISVVEGEVHIARIPAVQEKLNVLKEVVEDYTEQLNYSTDPDARVGHKTADSSFFGYKTHIAMSDERLITAAIVTTGEKSDGKYLQELIEKSQKTGMEIETVIGDTAYSEKDNILYTKENELELISKLNPQITHGGRTKEDEFEFNKDAGMYVCKAGHLAIRKARTGKKNQGKNQKHTYYFDIEKCKVCPLREGCYKEGAKSKTYSISIKSTEHKEQEAFQNSDGFKMKAKSRYKIEAKNSELKQRHGYDVATSTGLFGMQMQGAMTIFAVNLKRIITLMKEAK comes from the coding sequence ATGATCTCCAATCAAGAAACCCTAAATCTCAGTCCATATATGGCTATTTACGATATCGTTGTCCCCAAAGATAATATGCTGCGTCAAATTAATGAACTTGTTGATTTCACATTCATTCTCGAGGAGTTGAAAAGTAAATATTGCTTGGATAATGGCCGCAACGCGGTGCCTCCGATTCGCATGTTTAAATATCTGCTGCTGAAGTCAATCTTCGATCTTTCGGATGTGGATGTAGTTGAACGTTCGAAATATGATATGTCCTTTAAATATTTCTTGGACATGGCTCCAGAAGATCCCGTGATTAATTCAAGTTCATTAACGAAATTCCGTAAACTTCGTCTTCAAGATGTAGGTTTAGTAGACATGCTTATTAATAAAACAGTTGAGATCGCACTGGAAGAAAATCTGATCAAAAGTAAAACCATCATCGTGGACGCGACGCATACAAAATCTCGATACAACCAAAAGTCACCCAAGGAATTTTTAATGGAGAAATCCAAAAATGTACGAAAAGCGGTCTATCAAATCGATGAGTCCATGAAAGAGAAATTCCCGCCTAAAACCACTTCTAACGAAGTGACAGATGAAATTGCCTACTGTCGGAAGGTCATCTCCGTCGTTGAAGGCGAAGTTCACATTGCCCGAATTCCAGCTGTCCAGGAAAAATTAAATGTGTTAAAAGAAGTAGTCGAAGATTATACAGAACAGCTTAATTACTCAACAGATCCAGACGCACGTGTCGGTCATAAAACGGCTGACTCCTCTTTCTTCGGCTATAAAACACATATCGCAATGAGCGATGAGCGACTCATTACCGCCGCAATTGTGACGACTGGTGAAAAAAGCGACGGTAAATATCTACAAGAATTGATTGAAAAAAGCCAAAAAACGGGTATGGAGATTGAAACGGTAATCGGAGATACCGCTTATTCGGAAAAAGATAATATCCTCTACACAAAAGAAAATGAGCTTGAATTGATATCGAAATTAAATCCCCAAATTACACATGGTGGCCGCACGAAAGAAGATGAATTTGAATTCAATAAGGATGCCGGAATGTATGTGTGTAAAGCTGGTCATTTGGCTATTCGCAAAGCGCGGACAGGCAAGAAAAACCAAGGAAAGAACCAAAAGCACACTTACTATTTTGACATTGAAAAATGTAAGGTATGTCCACTCCGCGAGGGCTGTTATAAAGAGGGGGCCAAGAGTAAAACGTATTCCATCTCGATAAAATCGACAGAACACAAGGAGCAGGAAGCGTTTCAAAATAGCGATGGGTTTAAGATGAAAGCCAAATCCCGCTATAAGATCGAAGCGAAGAATAGTGAATTAAAACAAAGACACGGGTACGATGTAGCCACATCCACGGGTCTATTTGGCATGCAGATGCAGGGAGCCATGACCATTTTCGCTGTTAATCTCAAACGAATCATAACCTTAATGAAAGAAGCAAAGTAA
- a CDS encoding XylR N-terminal domain-containing protein — protein MTDRQPALQEKNGVIELEGERILLTSAAVFGTLRKDLIENLGTERMKGFLLRYGWNLGATDAAKVLAEPHDSIEDALRQGPHYHMLKGYTSTKTTELEIVKTDGGAVESVTVSGIWCHSYEAEESLRLFGLESEPVCHTLIGYASGFYSTICNQTIIFKEVACRGIGDSECRYIGKSLEQWGGEADAEQRYYENDAIIHELEQTYEQLREERDHLAKVALIHTKLAEEVIDGNDLESITKVIVDIIKKPILIEDIHFHRITSAGISESDHRQMREEFQKYVQERQSFRPKQTVQFQTEGFIRLMAPIYLQKKIYGYCSFLYGLDEESPSDIDRMILERTVTVCSLLLLNEKVNFEAEERVKGHFLDQILNGEISSIEEIRKRGSHFQLDLQKPYYIIALEQQGAGEKLFLNEQIVEETVHFFKNRKPGLLAGQQKGYAVLLVQTDLAEEDQGILSFCRKLLEHLRKKDPRQSLRIGVSTEGISMDDVRGRFDEAVTALKIGNREQSIVAFENLGVIGMLIHSLDHSAVEQKGRQLLSPIYESDEEKDEELLRTMYVFLLNGGNLEKTMRELALSMSGLRYRIEKVETLLGRNLRDPETGYEMMFLIKALIVAGKLTF, from the coding sequence ATGACAGATCGGCAGCCTGCTCTACAAGAGAAAAATGGAGTGATCGAGCTGGAAGGTGAGCGCATTTTGCTCACCTCCGCTGCCGTTTTCGGGACACTCCGGAAAGATTTGATTGAAAACTTGGGAACGGAACGGATGAAAGGGTTCTTGCTGCGCTACGGCTGGAACCTCGGAGCGACGGATGCCGCGAAAGTGCTCGCCGAACCGCATGACTCGATTGAAGACGCGCTCCGGCAAGGTCCTCATTACCATATGTTGAAAGGCTACACCTCTACCAAGACGACTGAATTGGAAATAGTGAAAACGGATGGCGGAGCAGTGGAGTCCGTCACCGTAAGCGGAATCTGGTGTCATTCCTACGAGGCGGAAGAGTCCTTGCGCTTGTTCGGATTGGAAAGTGAACCCGTCTGTCACACGCTGATCGGCTACGCAAGCGGATTTTATTCCACTATATGTAATCAGACAATTATCTTCAAAGAAGTGGCGTGCCGGGGGATAGGGGATTCCGAATGCCGATACATCGGAAAGTCGCTCGAACAATGGGGCGGGGAAGCGGACGCGGAACAGCGATATTATGAAAATGATGCAATCATACATGAGCTTGAACAGACCTATGAGCAACTCCGGGAAGAGCGCGATCATTTAGCCAAAGTGGCACTCATCCATACGAAGTTGGCCGAAGAGGTAATTGATGGCAATGACTTGGAGTCGATTACCAAGGTCATTGTGGACATTATCAAAAAGCCGATTTTAATAGAAGATATCCATTTTCACCGGATTACTTCAGCCGGGATTTCGGAAAGCGACCATAGGCAGATGAGGGAAGAGTTCCAGAAGTACGTTCAGGAACGGCAGTCTTTTCGACCAAAGCAGACAGTGCAGTTTCAGACAGAAGGATTCATCCGTCTGATGGCGCCGATTTATTTGCAAAAAAAGATTTATGGATATTGCTCTTTTCTTTACGGACTGGACGAGGAATCTCCATCTGACATCGATCGGATGATTTTGGAACGGACCGTGACGGTCTGCTCGCTTTTGCTATTGAATGAAAAAGTGAATTTCGAAGCGGAAGAACGGGTGAAAGGGCATTTTTTGGATCAAATCTTGAATGGGGAAATCAGTTCTATAGAGGAAATCCGCAAAAGGGGAAGCCATTTCCAGCTTGATTTGCAAAAACCGTACTATATCATTGCGCTGGAACAGCAAGGAGCGGGCGAAAAGCTCTTCCTAAATGAACAGATTGTCGAAGAAACCGTCCATTTCTTTAAAAATCGAAAACCGGGCTTACTAGCCGGTCAACAAAAAGGATATGCCGTCCTGCTCGTACAAACGGATTTGGCAGAAGAAGACCAAGGAATTCTGTCCTTTTGCAGGAAGCTGCTCGAACATTTGCGGAAAAAGGATCCGCGTCAATCGCTTCGCATCGGCGTCAGTACGGAAGGCATCAGTATGGATGACGTAAGAGGACGTTTTGACGAAGCGGTTACAGCTTTGAAAATTGGAAATCGGGAGCAGTCCATCGTGGCTTTTGAGAATCTCGGGGTAATCGGAATGCTTATCCATTCATTGGATCACAGCGCAGTGGAGCAAAAAGGAAGGCAGTTGCTGTCGCCCATTTACGAAAGTGATGAAGAGAAGGATGAGGAATTGCTCCGGACGATGTATGTGTTTCTATTGAACGGCGGAAATTTGGAAAAAACGATGCGGGAGCTGGCCTTGTCCATGAGCGGCTTGCGCTATCGAATTGAAAAAGTCGAAACGTTGCTTGGCAGGAATCTGCGTGATCCGGAGACGGGCTATGAAATGATGTTCCTCATCAAAGCGTTAATCGTGGCTGGTAAGTTGACATTTTAA
- a CDS encoding 4-hydroxyphenylacetate 3-hydroxylase family protein, which translates to MMDGKDYMESLRDGRKVFLNGEEIDDVTTHPAYQNSVRSMSRLYDALHDKESSKILTTTTKEGIRTQKFFKASESAAELLEARDAIAEWSKLSYGFMGRTPDYKAAFTGHLGPYAEFYKGFEDNARRWYEKTMTEVPFCNHTIINPQMDRSKPLHENKDVFVRVVKERDDGIIVSGAKMVGTSAAITNYNFVANYSPVDMVEDDLDHALIFFVEMNAPGLKIISRQSYELTAAMNGTPFDYPLSSRFDENDAVIVLDNVFVPWENVFAYRNVEIANGFRGKTGWMNRYTLHGCTRFAVKLDFMAGLLMKATEMSGTKGFRGVQANIGQVIAWRNTFWGLSTAMASEPEQGLNGVVLPNSQYSTAYRVLAPTVWPQVKEIFETVVAGGLIQLPSSAKDFANPNLRPYLEQYYKGSGVGAEERVKLMKLIWDAIGTEFGGRNELYEMNYAGNQENIRLETLKVADQTGQSAIYKSFVDEAMSDYDLNGWTNDTWVNAHLK; encoded by the coding sequence ATGATGGATGGAAAAGATTATATGGAAAGCTTGCGCGACGGGCGCAAAGTGTTTTTGAACGGGGAAGAGATCGATGATGTGACGACGCATCCGGCGTATCAAAACTCGGTCCGGTCGATGTCGCGCCTCTATGATGCGCTGCATGACAAGGAGTCTTCCAAAATTTTGACGACCACGACGAAGGAAGGGATTCGTACCCAGAAATTCTTCAAAGCGTCTGAAAGTGCGGCGGAGTTATTGGAAGCGCGTGATGCGATTGCGGAATGGTCCAAACTCAGTTATGGTTTCATGGGAAGAACGCCCGACTACAAAGCGGCTTTCACAGGGCATCTCGGACCTTACGCGGAATTTTATAAAGGATTCGAAGACAATGCTCGACGGTGGTATGAAAAAACGATGACCGAAGTACCGTTCTGTAACCATACGATCATCAATCCGCAAATGGACCGCTCGAAGCCGCTCCATGAAAATAAAGACGTCTTCGTCCGGGTTGTGAAAGAGCGGGATGATGGCATCATTGTAAGCGGTGCCAAGATGGTTGGAACATCCGCGGCAATCACGAATTACAACTTTGTCGCTAACTACTCGCCGGTCGATATGGTCGAAGACGATCTGGACCATGCGCTCATCTTCTTTGTGGAAATGAACGCACCGGGATTGAAAATTATAAGCCGACAATCTTATGAATTAACAGCGGCGATGAACGGAACGCCTTTTGATTATCCGTTATCCAGCCGCTTTGATGAAAACGACGCGGTCATCGTCCTCGATAATGTCTTCGTTCCATGGGAAAATGTATTTGCCTACCGAAATGTGGAAATCGCCAATGGGTTCAGAGGAAAGACAGGTTGGATGAACCGCTATACGCTTCACGGATGTACCCGTTTTGCGGTGAAGCTTGATTTCATGGCGGGGCTGTTGATGAAAGCGACGGAAATGTCGGGAACGAAAGGCTTCCGCGGAGTACAGGCGAATATCGGGCAAGTCATCGCTTGGCGGAACACGTTCTGGGGACTTTCCACTGCGATGGCATCCGAGCCGGAACAAGGGTTGAATGGCGTCGTCTTGCCGAACAGCCAATACTCCACTGCGTATCGTGTACTTGCTCCGACGGTCTGGCCGCAAGTGAAGGAAATCTTCGAAACGGTCGTCGCGGGCGGATTGATCCAACTGCCATCGAGTGCGAAAGATTTCGCTAATCCGAACCTCCGTCCCTACTTGGAGCAATATTACAAAGGATCTGGCGTCGGAGCAGAGGAGCGGGTCAAATTGATGAAACTGATTTGGGACGCGATCGGCACCGAATTCGGCGGACGCAACGAACTTTACGAAATGAACTACGCAGGCAATCAGGAAAATATCCGCCTGGAAACATTGAAGGTTGCTGATCAAACCGGCCAGTCCGCAATTTATAAATCATTTGTGGATGAGGCGATGAGCGATTATGATTTGAATGGATGGACAAATGATACATGGGTGAATGCTCACCTAAAATGA
- a CDS encoding TRAP transporter large permease encodes MSAEMIGVLGIIALLVLFALKVPVSVSLVIVGTVGIGFIRNWETALVQLGSTPFSTASSYSLSVIPLFILMGMFLSYSKFGNDLYTAVDSWIGHVRGGLAITTIGTSALFAAISGSVNATTATMARIALPEMKKYKYDEGLSTSAVAAGGTLGILIPPSVILVLYGVLTMEPIGKLLIAGIIPGLLQMALFMVVIYLIVVRKPELAPVTPRKPFLVKVKSLNSVWPFASLFLLSIGGIYFGFFTPTEAGGIGAFGAFLLAVVTRRLSWADFKASLNETTRLTAMMFFILIGAEIFSKFLALSRIPVSITQYVSELNVSPMLIMFFILVVYFVLGMFLEGLAIFVLTLPVVYPLIIELGFNGVWFGVVMVLVMNIGLVTPPLGLSVYIISGVAKEIPIEKIFRGVLPMLFAMILCLALIVLFPQLVTFLPDFMKG; translated from the coding sequence ATGAGTGCAGAAATGATTGGAGTCCTCGGGATTATTGCGTTACTTGTATTGTTCGCGCTAAAGGTTCCCGTGAGTGTGTCTTTAGTTATTGTGGGCACTGTCGGCATCGGGTTCATCCGAAACTGGGAGACCGCGCTTGTTCAATTGGGGAGTACACCGTTCAGTACGGCTAGTTCTTATTCTTTAAGTGTTATTCCGCTATTTATTTTAATGGGGATGTTCTTGTCTTATAGTAAGTTTGGGAATGATTTGTATACAGCAGTCGATTCGTGGATCGGGCACGTCCGAGGCGGTCTTGCCATTACGACAATCGGTACGAGTGCTCTATTTGCAGCGATTTCGGGTTCGGTCAATGCGACAACTGCGACAATGGCGAGAATTGCGTTGCCTGAAATGAAGAAATATAAGTATGACGAAGGCTTGTCGACTTCCGCTGTTGCGGCGGGGGGGACGTTGGGAATTTTGATTCCGCCAAGTGTCATTTTGGTTCTCTACGGTGTCTTAACGATGGAGCCGATTGGGAAATTATTGATAGCCGGAATTATTCCCGGGCTGCTCCAGATGGCGCTCTTCATGGTAGTGATTTACCTCATCGTCGTAAGAAAACCTGAACTTGCACCCGTTACTCCGAGAAAACCATTTCTCGTCAAAGTAAAATCTTTGAATAGCGTGTGGCCGTTTGCTTCCTTATTTCTACTAAGTATCGGTGGAATCTATTTTGGTTTCTTCACTCCGACTGAAGCGGGTGGGATTGGGGCATTCGGTGCGTTTTTACTGGCTGTCGTCACTAGAAGACTGAGCTGGGCGGATTTCAAAGCATCGCTGAATGAGACGACACGATTGACAGCGATGATGTTTTTCATTTTGATCGGTGCGGAGATTTTCAGTAAATTCTTGGCGTTAAGCCGTATACCGGTTTCCATTACACAATATGTCAGTGAACTGAATGTTTCTCCGATGCTAATCATGTTTTTCATCTTGGTCGTATACTTCGTTTTAGGGATGTTCTTGGAAGGTTTGGCAATATTCGTCCTTACTCTACCCGTCGTCTACCCGCTTATCATTGAATTAGGATTCAATGGGGTATGGTTCGGGGTTGTCATGGTACTTGTGATGAATATCGGCTTGGTGACACCGCCTCTTGGACTGAGTGTCTATATCATTAGCGGGGTCGCGAAAGAGATTCCGATTGAGAAAATCTTCCGTGGAGTTCTACCGATGTTGTTTGCGATGATTCTCTGTTTAGCACTTATTGTCCTATTCCCACAACTCGTGACATTCCTTCCGGATTTCATGAAAGGGTAA
- a CDS encoding TRAP transporter small permease, with protein sequence MAQTLKKLDNLLHKLSSFQLFLSNCFLIFMMLIISFDVIGRNFLNKPIVGTFEMTELSSALLVFFALAMTHRHKEHISIDFAVTKLPEKARNFLEGIIELVIFVTLLFMANQVFANAGRIMERQTTTSDLGWPMYPFLYIATFGLGVFALVALVSAIKYFASAVKKS encoded by the coding sequence ATGGCGCAAACATTAAAAAAACTTGATAACTTATTACATAAGTTATCAAGTTTTCAATTATTCTTATCGAATTGTTTTTTGATCTTCATGATGTTGATCATCAGTTTTGATGTGATTGGCCGAAACTTCTTAAATAAACCAATCGTAGGGACTTTTGAAATGACGGAGTTAAGTTCCGCATTGCTTGTTTTTTTTGCTTTAGCTATGACGCATCGACATAAAGAGCATATTAGCATCGACTTTGCGGTCACGAAATTGCCGGAAAAAGCAAGAAATTTTTTGGAAGGAATAATAGAACTCGTTATTTTTGTCACGCTACTCTTTATGGCTAATCAAGTGTTCGCGAATGCGGGACGGATCATGGAACGACAAACAACAACCAGTGATTTAGGTTGGCCAATGTATCCATTTCTCTATATCGCTACTTTTGGTCTAGGTGTTTTTGCACTCGTCGCATTAGTCAGTGCAATTAAATATTTTGCATCGGCGGTGAAGAAATCATGA
- a CDS encoding TRAP transporter substrate-binding protein, giving the protein MGSVRNKKHLVSFVFLLMMSLLLAACGGGKPSEQVPVSGSSEGSNAGSDAASGKEVTLDFSHFFPPSHEMETVIVQGFVKEVEEATGGNVKITSYPGASLAAPDGQFDAAATGAVDIAMSVNSYTPNQFPMTSVMELSFLSKTGEQGSKMLWQLYEEFPEFEAEYAGTVPLWLSTSDPGQIFTVGKPVKSYEDLKGMRIRSPSAETNEWLTALGATPVSMSMNETYEALEKGVVDGTIAPWEAIEGYSLVDVIDYATVGNFYMTTFFVTMNENSWNELGEENQAAIKELVGEKMAAKAGTNFDEVGQRAIEKAKEKGVEIYELSDDEMAEWSTFINPTVEKWIKKMEDKGLPGQAVYDRAVELGAQ; this is encoded by the coding sequence ATGGGTTCAGTTAGAAACAAAAAGCATCTTGTATCATTTGTGTTCCTTCTGATGATGAGCTTGCTGTTGGCCGCATGTGGTGGAGGGAAACCAAGCGAACAAGTGCCGGTATCCGGCTCTAGCGAAGGATCGAACGCGGGAAGCGACGCGGCTTCCGGGAAAGAAGTGACACTTGACTTTTCACATTTCTTCCCACCGAGCCATGAGATGGAAACGGTAATCGTTCAAGGTTTCGTGAAAGAAGTAGAAGAGGCGACTGGCGGAAATGTGAAAATTACATCCTACCCGGGTGCGTCTTTAGCGGCTCCGGATGGACAGTTTGATGCGGCGGCAACAGGAGCTGTTGACATCGCGATGAGCGTTAACAGCTACACTCCAAACCAATTTCCTATGACTTCTGTCATGGAGCTTTCTTTCTTGAGTAAAACAGGAGAGCAAGGTTCCAAAATGCTTTGGCAGCTTTACGAGGAATTCCCGGAATTTGAAGCGGAATATGCAGGAACAGTTCCACTATGGCTTTCCACTTCCGATCCTGGACAAATCTTCACGGTCGGAAAACCGGTTAAAAGCTATGAAGACCTAAAAGGAATGCGCATTCGATCTCCATCCGCGGAAACGAATGAATGGTTGACGGCGCTTGGCGCTACACCAGTTTCCATGTCGATGAATGAAACGTACGAAGCGCTTGAAAAAGGCGTGGTAGACGGAACGATCGCGCCTTGGGAAGCGATTGAAGGCTATAGCTTGGTAGACGTGATCGACTATGCAACAGTCGGGAACTTCTATATGACGACATTCTTTGTAACGATGAATGAAAATAGCTGGAACGAGCTTGGCGAGGAAAACCAAGCGGCCATCAAAGAATTGGTTGGAGAAAAAATGGCAGCCAAAGCTGGCACTAACTTCGATGAAGTAGGACAGCGTGCGATTGAGAAGGCAAAAGAAAAAGGTGTCGAAATCTATGAGCTGAGCGATGATGAAATGGCTGAGTGGAGTACCTTTATTAATCCTACGGTGGAAAAGTGGATTAAGAAAATGGAAGACAAAGGTTTACCGGGACAAGCGGTTTATGATCGTGCAGTAGAGTTAGGCGCACAATAA
- a CDS encoding GntR family transcriptional regulator: MNKRQYAYKVIRTRIVDGTYAPGQRIIIDQIAKEVGSSHIPVREAIHQLESEQLIQYEPNIGAVVRGIDKDLYMETLEVLALLEGYATSLSAPHIPLEAIEKLESINEEMKRTLENYELDQLGQLNREFHFYIYSFCPNKLLIKNIQEAWDRLDIVRQTGFTFLPNRTPRSIEEHRRLIQLIQEQAGSDVIEEYAREHKMNTLQAFKKSEKH; the protein is encoded by the coding sequence ATGAATAAACGTCAATATGCGTATAAAGTGATTCGTACAAGAATTGTTGATGGAACCTATGCCCCCGGCCAAAGAATCATTATCGACCAAATTGCGAAGGAGGTTGGCTCAAGCCATATTCCGGTCCGTGAAGCGATCCATCAGTTGGAATCCGAACAATTGATACAATACGAACCGAATATTGGAGCGGTTGTCCGTGGAATCGACAAAGATTTGTATATGGAGACTTTAGAGGTGCTTGCCTTATTGGAGGGATATGCCACTTCCTTGAGCGCTCCCCATATTCCATTGGAAGCCATCGAAAAACTGGAAAGCATTAACGAAGAAATGAAAAGAACATTGGAAAACTATGAGCTGGATCAACTCGGTCAGTTGAATCGGGAATTTCATTTCTACATTTACTCTTTCTGCCCGAACAAACTATTGATCAAAAATATTCAAGAGGCTTGGGATCGATTGGATATCGTCCGCCAGACCGGGTTCACCTTCTTGCCGAACCGGACTCCTCGCTCAATCGAAGAACATCGGAGATTGATTCAACTGATCCAAGAACAGGCGGGCAGCGACGTAATCGAAGAATACGCGCGCGAGCACAAGATGAACACTTTGCAAGCATTCAAAAAAAGCGAAAAACACTGA
- a CDS encoding MerR family transcriptional regulator: MKNKFSIGQMSKLHNTSIKTLRYYDEIDLFKPNEVDPETGYRYYSVEQFKLLDIINYLKALGVPLKDIKKQTSNREMDDFIETLYTHKQTIHDKMKELEIAKKKLEIRIEELESLKKIKQIGVPFIKEMEERTIIQLQESIRSHYDLELSLRKLNRQHQDFASIFIGKVGLTLSVHRFQRNCFYEYDSIFLLLEEAEKWKAAQNVELVTTLPEGEYACVYFRGGHETAPEYVTVLHQYVLDNGLEPIGDFIIRTIVDQFISNKEDEFLMEIQIPVKRTGT, encoded by the coding sequence ATGAAAAATAAATTTTCAATTGGACAGATGTCCAAATTGCATAATACATCGATTAAAACATTGCGCTATTATGATGAAATTGATTTATTCAAACCGAATGAAGTCGATCCGGAAACGGGCTACCGCTATTACTCCGTAGAACAGTTCAAACTGTTGGATATCATCAACTATTTGAAAGCGTTGGGCGTCCCATTGAAGGATATCAAGAAACAGACGTCCAATCGAGAAATGGACGATTTCATCGAGACTCTCTACACCCATAAACAAACGATTCATGACAAAATGAAAGAGTTGGAAATCGCGAAAAAGAAACTGGAAATCCGGATCGAAGAGCTCGAATCCTTGAAAAAAATAAAACAGATCGGCGTCCCTTTCATCAAAGAGATGGAGGAACGGACAATCATCCAACTGCAGGAATCAATCCGGTCCCATTATGATCTGGAACTCTCCTTGCGGAAATTAAACCGGCAGCATCAAGACTTTGCCTCTATTTTTATCGGCAAAGTCGGCCTTACGTTGTCCGTTCACCGCTTCCAGCGGAATTGCTTCTACGAATACGACTCCATCTTTCTGCTGTTGGAAGAGGCGGAAAAATGGAAAGCTGCCCAAAACGTGGAGCTCGTCACGACGCTGCCGGAAGGGGAGTACGCCTGTGTGTATTTCCGTGGAGGGCATGAGACCGCGCCGGAGTATGTAACTGTGCTCCATCAATATGTATTAGACAACGGGTTAGAACCGATAGGGGATTTCATCATCCGTACAATTGTCGATCAGTTCATTTCGAATAAGGAAGATGAGTTCTTGATGGAAATCCAAATCCCTGTAAAGAGGACAGGCACCTAA
- the hpaD gene encoding 3,4-dihydroxyphenylacetate 2,3-dioxygenase yields MTKKNFDIVRLHHAEVTVTDLERARHFYCEGLGFIETESDENHIYLRALEDANHHTLMLTKGKQASLKHIAYRVSADSDLDELDKLFTELGVKKRWVQPGEEKGQGRALRIQDPGGIPVEFFFEMDKAERMLQKYHLQGNVKIKRIDHANCTITNIDELYAWYSENLGFRTSEYTVKGHGEDERIWAAWMHRKPSVHDLALISDKGPRFHHTGFWMDDAKSILDACDHLAGLGYYANIERSPGRHGTSNAFFVYVRDPDGNRMELYTGDYFTNDPDWEPIKWNLEDPQRATFWGAMPPKTWVEEAVPVEDILTGELLPVHTINKPVQA; encoded by the coding sequence ATGACAAAGAAAAACTTCGACATTGTCCGGCTGCATCACGCAGAAGTAACGGTGACGGATTTAGAGCGGGCCAGACATTTCTATTGTGAAGGACTTGGATTCATCGAGACGGAATCAGATGAAAATCATATCTACTTGCGGGCTTTGGAAGATGCCAACCACCATACATTGATGTTGACGAAAGGCAAGCAGGCCAGCTTGAAGCATATTGCGTATCGTGTAAGCGCTGACAGCGATCTGGATGAGCTTGATAAACTATTTACAGAGCTAGGCGTGAAAAAGCGCTGGGTTCAACCTGGAGAGGAAAAAGGGCAAGGCCGTGCATTGCGCATCCAAGATCCAGGCGGTATTCCAGTTGAATTCTTCTTTGAAATGGATAAAGCAGAAAGAATGCTCCAAAAATATCATTTGCAAGGCAATGTGAAGATTAAAAGGATTGACCATGCGAACTGCACGATCACGAACATCGACGAGCTCTATGCCTGGTACAGCGAAAATCTCGGTTTTCGGACGTCTGAGTATACAGTAAAAGGGCATGGTGAGGATGAAAGGATTTGGGCGGCTTGGATGCACAGAAAGCCAAGTGTCCATGATTTGGCGCTCATCAGCGATAAAGGTCCACGTTTCCACCATACAGGTTTCTGGATGGATGATGCGAAATCGATTTTGGACGCATGCGACCATTTGGCGGGGCTTGGCTATTACGCGAATATCGAACGTTCTCCGGGCAGACACGGCACATCGAATGCGTTTTTCGTTTACGTCCGCGATCCAGACGGCAACCGGATGGAATTATATACAGGAGACTACTTCACAAACGACCCGGATTGGGAGCCGATCAAATGGAACCTCGAAGATCCGCAGCGGGCCACGTTCTGGGGTGCCATGCCACCAAAAACTTGGGTGGAAGAAGCGGTCCCTGTCGAAGATATCTTGACAGGTGAACTGTTGCCCGTCCATACAATTAATAAACCGGTGCAAGCATAA